One Solanum lycopersicum chromosome 4, SLM_r2.1 DNA window includes the following coding sequences:
- the LOC101254376 gene encoding uncharacterized protein isoform X1, with protein sequence MEGGAVSVVDKLKSFAKSTQNLASVVFRNRNPNEILERLQRESFSDIMKLRDRQEKLERVLAFFKSSKESPVQETSTHVRGEFDAVGALLMIGTIDGTKCRAIENAIRTGIDSRLTFETTIREKDSLVAEFVGSERGQRDILGSPLSLAKVLYAAHISDWCTAVAIPVCGRCRDVAVRTSSREERGLTDYSSFGPPLLNQLNGSGISVMVKKSNIVGCFAQFVSALPESESGSLLYCFGTFGQVVCQLSSNTKLSILGIHKMAMLSRQQPELAAMSLPFCFLQRSGHPDAAFVENSALDGYHAMTLESEVYESTKIGGWVEMKRSNPKHLQWAVTMSDTSKDDFGWGLSLGGLQQGRRNYDRFQIESFLNFKVGKTCKCQPGLLYVMNEGATPFPALVFRTSWSL encoded by the exons ATGGAAGGAGGAGCTGTTTCAGTTGTAGACAAGTTAAAATCCTTTGCAAAATCTACGCAGAATTTGGCTTCCGTCGTGTTCCGCAACCGCAATCCG AATGAAATCTTGGAGAGATTGCAACGAGAATCTTTTTCAGATATTATGAAGCTAAGAGACAGACAAGAGAAGTTGGAGCGAGTGCTTGCATTCTTTAAATCTTCTAAAGAAAGTCCAGTCCAAGAAACTAGCACTCACGTAAGAGGAGAATTTGATGCTGTGGGTGCACTGTTGATGATCGGTACCATCGATGGAACCAAGTGCCGTGCAATTGAAAATGCAATTAGGACTGGCATTGATTCTAGGCTGACTTTTGAAACAACTATCCGTGAAAAGGATTCACTTGTAGCAGAGTTTGTTGGCAGCGAAAGAGGCCAAAGGGATATCCTGGGTAGTCCACTTTCCTTAGCAAAAGTTCTCTATGCAGCACATATCAGTGATTGGTGTACTGCAGTTGCCATTCCAGTCTGTGGTCGATGCAGAGATGTTGCAGTACGTACAAGTTCACGTGAG GAAAGGGGGCTGACTGACTATTCATCTTTTGGGCCGCCCTTGCTGAATCAGCTAAATGGTAGTGGAATCTCTGTGAtggttaaaaaatcaaatattgttGGCTGCTTTGCTCAGTTTGTCTCTGCATTGCCAGAGTCAGAGTCTGGTAGTCTTTTGTATTGTTTTGGCACTTTTGGTCAAGTTGTTTGCCAACTTTCAAGCAATACAAAACTATCAATCTTGGGCATACACAAAATGGCCATGCTGTCACGGCAACAGCCTGAACTCGCAGCTATGTCGCTGCCTTTTTGTTTTTTACAACGCTCAGGGCATCCTGATGCGGCCTTTGTGGAAAACAGCGCCTTGGATGGATATCATGCCATGACCCTAGAGTCAGAAGTTTATGAAAGTACAAAAATTGGTGGATGGGTAGAGATGAAAAGATCAAATCCCAAACATTTACAGTGGGCAGTTACCATGTCTGATACCTCTAAGGATGATTTTGGATGGGGTTTGAGCCTTGGTGGTTTGCAACAAGGTCGAAGAAATTATGACCGTTTTCAAATTGAAAGCTTTCTCAATTTCAAAGTAGGAAAGACGTGCAAGTGTCAACCAGGTCTActctatgtgatgaatgaaggaGCCACTCCGTTTCCTGCATTGGTATTCCGCACTAGTTGGTCCTTGTGA
- the LOC101254376 gene encoding uncharacterized protein isoform X2: MKLRDRQEKLERVLAFFKSSKESPVQETSTHVRGEFDAVGALLMIGTIDGTKCRAIENAIRTGIDSRLTFETTIREKDSLVAEFVGSERGQRDILGSPLSLAKVLYAAHISDWCTAVAIPVCGRCRDVAVRTSSREERGLTDYSSFGPPLLNQLNGSGISVMVKKSNIVGCFAQFVSALPESESGSLLYCFGTFGQVVCQLSSNTKLSILGIHKMAMLSRQQPELAAMSLPFCFLQRSGHPDAAFVENSALDGYHAMTLESEVYESTKIGGWVEMKRSNPKHLQWAVTMSDTSKDDFGWGLSLGGLQQGRRNYDRFQIESFLNFKVGKTCKCQPGLLYVMNEGATPFPALVFRTSWSL; encoded by the exons ATGAAGCTAAGAGACAGACAAGAGAAGTTGGAGCGAGTGCTTGCATTCTTTAAATCTTCTAAAGAAAGTCCAGTCCAAGAAACTAGCACTCACGTAAGAGGAGAATTTGATGCTGTGGGTGCACTGTTGATGATCGGTACCATCGATGGAACCAAGTGCCGTGCAATTGAAAATGCAATTAGGACTGGCATTGATTCTAGGCTGACTTTTGAAACAACTATCCGTGAAAAGGATTCACTTGTAGCAGAGTTTGTTGGCAGCGAAAGAGGCCAAAGGGATATCCTGGGTAGTCCACTTTCCTTAGCAAAAGTTCTCTATGCAGCACATATCAGTGATTGGTGTACTGCAGTTGCCATTCCAGTCTGTGGTCGATGCAGAGATGTTGCAGTACGTACAAGTTCACGTGAG GAAAGGGGGCTGACTGACTATTCATCTTTTGGGCCGCCCTTGCTGAATCAGCTAAATGGTAGTGGAATCTCTGTGAtggttaaaaaatcaaatattgttGGCTGCTTTGCTCAGTTTGTCTCTGCATTGCCAGAGTCAGAGTCTGGTAGTCTTTTGTATTGTTTTGGCACTTTTGGTCAAGTTGTTTGCCAACTTTCAAGCAATACAAAACTATCAATCTTGGGCATACACAAAATGGCCATGCTGTCACGGCAACAGCCTGAACTCGCAGCTATGTCGCTGCCTTTTTGTTTTTTACAACGCTCAGGGCATCCTGATGCGGCCTTTGTGGAAAACAGCGCCTTGGATGGATATCATGCCATGACCCTAGAGTCAGAAGTTTATGAAAGTACAAAAATTGGTGGATGGGTAGAGATGAAAAGATCAAATCCCAAACATTTACAGTGGGCAGTTACCATGTCTGATACCTCTAAGGATGATTTTGGATGGGGTTTGAGCCTTGGTGGTTTGCAACAAGGTCGAAGAAATTATGACCGTTTTCAAATTGAAAGCTTTCTCAATTTCAAAGTAGGAAAGACGTGCAAGTGTCAACCAGGTCTActctatgtgatgaatgaaggaGCCACTCCGTTTCCTGCATTGGTATTCCGCACTAGTTGGTCCTTGTGA